One genomic region from Colletes latitarsis isolate SP2378_abdomen chromosome 10, iyColLati1, whole genome shotgun sequence encodes:
- the LOC143347031 gene encoding uncharacterized protein LOC143347031 isoform X2, with protein sequence MELLKEAISDENIIVESEATEDHVETEIEEIIEIIEEVEEESEDSSEINDPITEVNNKGDGKSTKRLQNDQFNKNSEMEVYILEENSSSMKQHTENENEDKHQSHINSNKQVITYDVDEDWQDEDMDEEEEFEQDSDTIDHCIESLQGQRVLHGDRTSINNQVISFPVQTNRSESRDNAEFLERTEKSKPSQDLKNNVNNEENVDSSVNHEIVKNVENNLLYTVLGTKKQSSVKTLHIDKLSDGHYIKMEQLDENTIPVEGTIYYEGDNIEALYVAQSVENEQYPYDAVPMEQEEQLWETPASDTNQNQEKENSQDQIFLHEDEEGQLYFKDDTGTLQPVYLTEDGHYAIAENGNDSANKESQVKSHQNVRQIEEESYLLPDNELKSTYNNKQNSAVAATDLENEDNTVTISLIISEDEHGQKRTQVIIPTTDNLKCDICNKSFKTSFQLLRHNRLKHAREEDITTRNFPCDLCPKRYPDQNTLARHRKTHTGDRPFQCLECHKNFPTSTALRRHLTLHNSQSRPLPCIYCGRRFVEKASLAKHEQSHLADEQRAHTCDVCHKSFLHATDLSLHKKYHDPDKKFDCEVCGREFNRLNNLQRHMMVHQQQGANEEILSCDVCGITYKFMSSLTRHMVTTHMNPEKLRQQAAEQRRKRENNYRRYLENRKTYETQHSGGYSTKRNYQHTRSLRGSNEEAA encoded by the exons ATGGAATTATTGAAAGAAGCAATTTCTGATGAAAACATTATAGTTGAATCAGAAGCTACAGAAGATCATGTGGAAACAGAGATAGAGGAAATTATAGAAATAATAGAAGAAGTGGAAGAGGAAAGCGAAGACTCTTCAGAAATTAACGATCCTATTACAGAAGTGAATAATAAAGGAGATGGAAAAAGTACAAAGAGATTACAGAATGACcagtttaataaaaattctgaaatGGAAGTTTACATTTTGGAAGAAAATAGTTCGAGTATGAAACAACATACTGAGAATGAAAATGAAGACAAACATCAGTCCCATATAAATAGTAACAAGCAAGTTATAACGTACGATGTAGATGAAGATTGGCAAGATGAAGATATGGATGAAGAGGAGGAATTTGAACAAGATTCGGACACAATAGATCATTGCATAGAATCTTTACAAGGACAACGAGTGCTACATGGAGATAGAACGTCTATAAATAACCAAGTGATTAGTTTTCCTGTACAAACAAATAGATCAGAATCTAGAGATAATGCAGAATTTCTAGAGAGAACAGAGAAATCTAAACCAAGtcaagatttaaaaaataatgtaaataatgAAGAAAATGTTGATAGCAGCGTAAATCATGAAATTGTGAAGAATGTTGAAAACAATTTGTTGTATACTGTCCTTGGTACAAAAAAACAAAGTTCTGTAAAGACATTACACATTGATAAACTTTCGGATGGCCATTATATTAAG ATGGAGCAACTTGACGAAAACACTATACCAGTTGAAGGAACAATATATTATGAAGGAGACAACATAGAAGCCTTATATGTTGCACAATCTGTAGAAAATGAGCAGTATCCGTACGATGCTGTACCAATGGAACAAGAAGAGCAATTATGGGAAACTCCAGCCTCTGACACCAATCAAAATCAAGAAAAAGAGAATTCTcag GACCAAATATTTTTACACGAAGACGAAGAGGGTCAGTTATACTTCAAGGACGACACTGGAACCTTACAGCCAGTATATTTAACCGAAGATGGACATTATGCCATTGCAGAAAATGGTAATGATTCTGCGAACAAAGAATCACAAGTTAAATCTCATCAAAATGTCAGACAAATTGAAGAGGAATCTTATCTTCTTCCAGATAATGAACTTAAATCCACTTATAATAACAAACAG AATTCTGCAGTGGCCGCTACTGATCTTGAAAATGAAGATAATACAGTGACCATATCCTTGATAATATCCGAGGATGAACATGGTCAAAAAAGAACACAAGTCATTATACCAACAACAGATAATCTAAAATGCGATATTTGTAATAAAAGTTTTAAAACATCTTTTCAATTACTTCGACATAATAGGCTGAAACATGCCCGAGAAGAAGATATTACAACAAGAAACTTTCCGTGCGATTTATGCCCTAAAAG GTATCCAGACCAAAATACATTAGCTCGTCATAGAAAGACACACACCGGTGATCGACCATTTCAATGCCTCGAGTGTCATAAAAATTTTCCAACGTCTACTGCTTTGCGTCGTCACTTAACGCTTCATAATTCACAATCTCGACCTCTTCCGTGCATTTACTGTGGTCGTCGCTTCGTAGAGAAAGCTAGTCTGGCCAAACACGAGCAGTCACATTTGGCTGATGAACAGCGGGCCCACACATGCGATGTATGTCATAAGTCATTCTTACATGCAACTGATCTGAGTCTACATAAAAAGTATCACGATCCCGATAAGAAATTTGACTGTGAGGTTTGTGGTCGAGAGTTCAACCGATTGAACAATTTGCAGAGACATATGATGGTACATCAACAA CAAGGGGCAAACGAGGAAATACTCTCTTGTGACGTATGTGGCATCACGTATAAATTCATGAGCTCATTGACGAGGCATATGGTGACGACGCACATGAATCCGGAAAAACTGAGACAGCAAGCGGCTGAACAACGAAGGAAACGGGAAAATAATTATCGGCGTTATCTAGAAAATCGTAAAACGTACGAAACACAACACTCGGGAGGCTACAGTACAAAACGCAATTACCAACATACACGATCGCTCAGGGGAAGTAACGAAGAAGCGGCCTGA
- the LOC143347031 gene encoding uncharacterized protein LOC143347031 isoform X4 encodes MEQSHEILDTIDNSNDTNVMELLKEAISDENIIVESEATEDHVETEIEEIIEIIEEVEEESEDSSEINDPITEVNNKGDGKSTKRLQNDQFNKNSEMEVYILEENSSSMKQHTENENEDKHQSHINSNKQVITYDVDEDWQDEDMDEEEEFEQDSDTIDHCIESLQGQRVLHGDRTSINNQVISFPVQTNRSESRDNAEFLERTEKSKPSQDLKNNVNNEENVDSSVNHEIVKNVENNLLYTVLGTKKQSSVKTLHIDKLSDGHYIKMEQLDENTIPVEGTIYYEGDNIEALYVAQSVENEQYPYDAVPMEQEEQLWETPASDTNQNQEKENSQDQIFLHEDEEGQLYFKDDTGTLQPVYLTEDGHYAIAENGNDSANKESQVKSHQNVRQIEEESYLLPDNELKSTYNNKQNSAVAATDLENEDNTVTISLIISEDEHGQKRTQVIIPTTDNLKCDICNKSFKTSFQLLRHNRLKHAREEDITTRNFPCDLCPKRYPDQNTLARHRKTHTGDRPFQCLECHKNFPTSTALRRHLTLHNSQSRPLPCIYCGRRFVEKASLAKHEQSHLADEQRAHTCDQGANEEILSCDVCGITYKFMSSLTRHMVTTHMNPEKLRQQAAEQRRKRENNYRRYLENRKTYETQHSGGYSTKRNYQHTRSLRGSNEEAA; translated from the exons atgGAACAGTCCCATGAAATATTGGACACGATAGACAATAGTAATGATACAAACGTGATGGAATTATTGAAAGAAGCAATTTCTGATGAAAACATTATAGTTGAATCAGAAGCTACAGAAGATCATGTGGAAACAGAGATAGAGGAAATTATAGAAATAATAGAAGAAGTGGAAGAGGAAAGCGAAGACTCTTCAGAAATTAACGATCCTATTACAGAAGTGAATAATAAAGGAGATGGAAAAAGTACAAAGAGATTACAGAATGACcagtttaataaaaattctgaaatGGAAGTTTACATTTTGGAAGAAAATAGTTCGAGTATGAAACAACATACTGAGAATGAAAATGAAGACAAACATCAGTCCCATATAAATAGTAACAAGCAAGTTATAACGTACGATGTAGATGAAGATTGGCAAGATGAAGATATGGATGAAGAGGAGGAATTTGAACAAGATTCGGACACAATAGATCATTGCATAGAATCTTTACAAGGACAACGAGTGCTACATGGAGATAGAACGTCTATAAATAACCAAGTGATTAGTTTTCCTGTACAAACAAATAGATCAGAATCTAGAGATAATGCAGAATTTCTAGAGAGAACAGAGAAATCTAAACCAAGtcaagatttaaaaaataatgtaaataatgAAGAAAATGTTGATAGCAGCGTAAATCATGAAATTGTGAAGAATGTTGAAAACAATTTGTTGTATACTGTCCTTGGTACAAAAAAACAAAGTTCTGTAAAGACATTACACATTGATAAACTTTCGGATGGCCATTATATTAAG ATGGAGCAACTTGACGAAAACACTATACCAGTTGAAGGAACAATATATTATGAAGGAGACAACATAGAAGCCTTATATGTTGCACAATCTGTAGAAAATGAGCAGTATCCGTACGATGCTGTACCAATGGAACAAGAAGAGCAATTATGGGAAACTCCAGCCTCTGACACCAATCAAAATCAAGAAAAAGAGAATTCTcag GACCAAATATTTTTACACGAAGACGAAGAGGGTCAGTTATACTTCAAGGACGACACTGGAACCTTACAGCCAGTATATTTAACCGAAGATGGACATTATGCCATTGCAGAAAATGGTAATGATTCTGCGAACAAAGAATCACAAGTTAAATCTCATCAAAATGTCAGACAAATTGAAGAGGAATCTTATCTTCTTCCAGATAATGAACTTAAATCCACTTATAATAACAAACAG AATTCTGCAGTGGCCGCTACTGATCTTGAAAATGAAGATAATACAGTGACCATATCCTTGATAATATCCGAGGATGAACATGGTCAAAAAAGAACACAAGTCATTATACCAACAACAGATAATCTAAAATGCGATATTTGTAATAAAAGTTTTAAAACATCTTTTCAATTACTTCGACATAATAGGCTGAAACATGCCCGAGAAGAAGATATTACAACAAGAAACTTTCCGTGCGATTTATGCCCTAAAAG GTATCCAGACCAAAATACATTAGCTCGTCATAGAAAGACACACACCGGTGATCGACCATTTCAATGCCTCGAGTGTCATAAAAATTTTCCAACGTCTACTGCTTTGCGTCGTCACTTAACGCTTCATAATTCACAATCTCGACCTCTTCCGTGCATTTACTGTGGTCGTCGCTTCGTAGAGAAAGCTAGTCTGGCCAAACACGAGCAGTCACATTTGGCTGATGAACAGCGGGCCCACACATGCGAT CAAGGGGCAAACGAGGAAATACTCTCTTGTGACGTATGTGGCATCACGTATAAATTCATGAGCTCATTGACGAGGCATATGGTGACGACGCACATGAATCCGGAAAAACTGAGACAGCAAGCGGCTGAACAACGAAGGAAACGGGAAAATAATTATCGGCGTTATCTAGAAAATCGTAAAACGTACGAAACACAACACTCGGGAGGCTACAGTACAAAACGCAATTACCAACATACACGATCGCTCAGGGGAAGTAACGAAGAAGCGGCCTGA
- the LOC143347031 gene encoding uncharacterized protein LOC143347031 isoform X1, with protein MEQSHEILDTIDNSNDTNVMELLKEAISDENIIVESEATEDHVETEIEEIIEIIEEVEEESEDSSEINDPITEVNNKGDGKSTKRLQNDQFNKNSEMEVYILEENSSSMKQHTENENEDKHQSHINSNKQVITYDVDEDWQDEDMDEEEEFEQDSDTIDHCIESLQGQRVLHGDRTSINNQVISFPVQTNRSESRDNAEFLERTEKSKPSQDLKNNVNNEENVDSSVNHEIVKNVENNLLYTVLGTKKQSSVKTLHIDKLSDGHYIKMEQLDENTIPVEGTIYYEGDNIEALYVAQSVENEQYPYDAVPMEQEEQLWETPASDTNQNQEKENSQDQIFLHEDEEGQLYFKDDTGTLQPVYLTEDGHYAIAENGNDSANKESQVKSHQNVRQIEEESYLLPDNELKSTYNNKQNSAVAATDLENEDNTVTISLIISEDEHGQKRTQVIIPTTDNLKCDICNKSFKTSFQLLRHNRLKHAREEDITTRNFPCDLCPKRYPDQNTLARHRKTHTGDRPFQCLECHKNFPTSTALRRHLTLHNSQSRPLPCIYCGRRFVEKASLAKHEQSHLADEQRAHTCDVCHKSFLHATDLSLHKKYHDPDKKFDCEVCGREFNRLNNLQRHMMVHQQQGANEEILSCDVCGITYKFMSSLTRHMVTTHMNPEKLRQQAAEQRRKRENNYRRYLENRKTYETQHSGGYSTKRNYQHTRSLRGSNEEAA; from the exons atgGAACAGTCCCATGAAATATTGGACACGATAGACAATAGTAATGATACAAACGTGATGGAATTATTGAAAGAAGCAATTTCTGATGAAAACATTATAGTTGAATCAGAAGCTACAGAAGATCATGTGGAAACAGAGATAGAGGAAATTATAGAAATAATAGAAGAAGTGGAAGAGGAAAGCGAAGACTCTTCAGAAATTAACGATCCTATTACAGAAGTGAATAATAAAGGAGATGGAAAAAGTACAAAGAGATTACAGAATGACcagtttaataaaaattctgaaatGGAAGTTTACATTTTGGAAGAAAATAGTTCGAGTATGAAACAACATACTGAGAATGAAAATGAAGACAAACATCAGTCCCATATAAATAGTAACAAGCAAGTTATAACGTACGATGTAGATGAAGATTGGCAAGATGAAGATATGGATGAAGAGGAGGAATTTGAACAAGATTCGGACACAATAGATCATTGCATAGAATCTTTACAAGGACAACGAGTGCTACATGGAGATAGAACGTCTATAAATAACCAAGTGATTAGTTTTCCTGTACAAACAAATAGATCAGAATCTAGAGATAATGCAGAATTTCTAGAGAGAACAGAGAAATCTAAACCAAGtcaagatttaaaaaataatgtaaataatgAAGAAAATGTTGATAGCAGCGTAAATCATGAAATTGTGAAGAATGTTGAAAACAATTTGTTGTATACTGTCCTTGGTACAAAAAAACAAAGTTCTGTAAAGACATTACACATTGATAAACTTTCGGATGGCCATTATATTAAG ATGGAGCAACTTGACGAAAACACTATACCAGTTGAAGGAACAATATATTATGAAGGAGACAACATAGAAGCCTTATATGTTGCACAATCTGTAGAAAATGAGCAGTATCCGTACGATGCTGTACCAATGGAACAAGAAGAGCAATTATGGGAAACTCCAGCCTCTGACACCAATCAAAATCAAGAAAAAGAGAATTCTcag GACCAAATATTTTTACACGAAGACGAAGAGGGTCAGTTATACTTCAAGGACGACACTGGAACCTTACAGCCAGTATATTTAACCGAAGATGGACATTATGCCATTGCAGAAAATGGTAATGATTCTGCGAACAAAGAATCACAAGTTAAATCTCATCAAAATGTCAGACAAATTGAAGAGGAATCTTATCTTCTTCCAGATAATGAACTTAAATCCACTTATAATAACAAACAG AATTCTGCAGTGGCCGCTACTGATCTTGAAAATGAAGATAATACAGTGACCATATCCTTGATAATATCCGAGGATGAACATGGTCAAAAAAGAACACAAGTCATTATACCAACAACAGATAATCTAAAATGCGATATTTGTAATAAAAGTTTTAAAACATCTTTTCAATTACTTCGACATAATAGGCTGAAACATGCCCGAGAAGAAGATATTACAACAAGAAACTTTCCGTGCGATTTATGCCCTAAAAG GTATCCAGACCAAAATACATTAGCTCGTCATAGAAAGACACACACCGGTGATCGACCATTTCAATGCCTCGAGTGTCATAAAAATTTTCCAACGTCTACTGCTTTGCGTCGTCACTTAACGCTTCATAATTCACAATCTCGACCTCTTCCGTGCATTTACTGTGGTCGTCGCTTCGTAGAGAAAGCTAGTCTGGCCAAACACGAGCAGTCACATTTGGCTGATGAACAGCGGGCCCACACATGCGATGTATGTCATAAGTCATTCTTACATGCAACTGATCTGAGTCTACATAAAAAGTATCACGATCCCGATAAGAAATTTGACTGTGAGGTTTGTGGTCGAGAGTTCAACCGATTGAACAATTTGCAGAGACATATGATGGTACATCAACAA CAAGGGGCAAACGAGGAAATACTCTCTTGTGACGTATGTGGCATCACGTATAAATTCATGAGCTCATTGACGAGGCATATGGTGACGACGCACATGAATCCGGAAAAACTGAGACAGCAAGCGGCTGAACAACGAAGGAAACGGGAAAATAATTATCGGCGTTATCTAGAAAATCGTAAAACGTACGAAACACAACACTCGGGAGGCTACAGTACAAAACGCAATTACCAACATACACGATCGCTCAGGGGAAGTAACGAAGAAGCGGCCTGA
- the LOC143347031 gene encoding uncharacterized protein LOC143347031 isoform X3, whose amino-acid sequence MEQSHEILDTIDNSNDTNVMELLKEAISDENIIVESEATEDHVETEIEEIIEIIEEVEEESEDSSEINDPITEVNNKGDGKSTKRLQNDQFNKNSEMEVYILEENSSSMKQHTENENEDKHQSHINSNKQVITYDVDEDWQDEDMDEEEEFEQDSDTIDHCIESLQGQRVLHGDRTSINNQVISFPVQTNRSESRDNAEFLERTEKSKPSQDLKNNVNNEENVDSSVNHEIVKNVENNLLYTVLGTKKQSSVKTLHIDKLSDGHYIKMEQLDENTIPVEGTIYYEGDNIEALYVAQSVENEQYPYDAVPMEQEEQLWETPASDTNQNQEKENSQDQIFLHEDEEGQLYFKDDTGTLQPVYLTEDGHYAIAENGNDSANKESQVKSHQNVRQIEEESYLLPDNELKSTYNNKQNSAVAATDLENEDNTVTISLIISEDEHGQKRTQVIIPTTDNLKCDICNKSFKTSFQLLRHNRLKHAREEDITTRNFPCDLCPKRYPDQNTLARHRKTHTGDRPFQCLECHKNFPTSTALRRHLTLHNSQSRPLPCIYCGRRFVEKASLAKHEQSHLADEQRAHTCDVCHKSFLHATDLSLHKKYHDPDKKFDCEQGANEEILSCDVCGITYKFMSSLTRHMVTTHMNPEKLRQQAAEQRRKRENNYRRYLENRKTYETQHSGGYSTKRNYQHTRSLRGSNEEAA is encoded by the exons atgGAACAGTCCCATGAAATATTGGACACGATAGACAATAGTAATGATACAAACGTGATGGAATTATTGAAAGAAGCAATTTCTGATGAAAACATTATAGTTGAATCAGAAGCTACAGAAGATCATGTGGAAACAGAGATAGAGGAAATTATAGAAATAATAGAAGAAGTGGAAGAGGAAAGCGAAGACTCTTCAGAAATTAACGATCCTATTACAGAAGTGAATAATAAAGGAGATGGAAAAAGTACAAAGAGATTACAGAATGACcagtttaataaaaattctgaaatGGAAGTTTACATTTTGGAAGAAAATAGTTCGAGTATGAAACAACATACTGAGAATGAAAATGAAGACAAACATCAGTCCCATATAAATAGTAACAAGCAAGTTATAACGTACGATGTAGATGAAGATTGGCAAGATGAAGATATGGATGAAGAGGAGGAATTTGAACAAGATTCGGACACAATAGATCATTGCATAGAATCTTTACAAGGACAACGAGTGCTACATGGAGATAGAACGTCTATAAATAACCAAGTGATTAGTTTTCCTGTACAAACAAATAGATCAGAATCTAGAGATAATGCAGAATTTCTAGAGAGAACAGAGAAATCTAAACCAAGtcaagatttaaaaaataatgtaaataatgAAGAAAATGTTGATAGCAGCGTAAATCATGAAATTGTGAAGAATGTTGAAAACAATTTGTTGTATACTGTCCTTGGTACAAAAAAACAAAGTTCTGTAAAGACATTACACATTGATAAACTTTCGGATGGCCATTATATTAAG ATGGAGCAACTTGACGAAAACACTATACCAGTTGAAGGAACAATATATTATGAAGGAGACAACATAGAAGCCTTATATGTTGCACAATCTGTAGAAAATGAGCAGTATCCGTACGATGCTGTACCAATGGAACAAGAAGAGCAATTATGGGAAACTCCAGCCTCTGACACCAATCAAAATCAAGAAAAAGAGAATTCTcag GACCAAATATTTTTACACGAAGACGAAGAGGGTCAGTTATACTTCAAGGACGACACTGGAACCTTACAGCCAGTATATTTAACCGAAGATGGACATTATGCCATTGCAGAAAATGGTAATGATTCTGCGAACAAAGAATCACAAGTTAAATCTCATCAAAATGTCAGACAAATTGAAGAGGAATCTTATCTTCTTCCAGATAATGAACTTAAATCCACTTATAATAACAAACAG AATTCTGCAGTGGCCGCTACTGATCTTGAAAATGAAGATAATACAGTGACCATATCCTTGATAATATCCGAGGATGAACATGGTCAAAAAAGAACACAAGTCATTATACCAACAACAGATAATCTAAAATGCGATATTTGTAATAAAAGTTTTAAAACATCTTTTCAATTACTTCGACATAATAGGCTGAAACATGCCCGAGAAGAAGATATTACAACAAGAAACTTTCCGTGCGATTTATGCCCTAAAAG GTATCCAGACCAAAATACATTAGCTCGTCATAGAAAGACACACACCGGTGATCGACCATTTCAATGCCTCGAGTGTCATAAAAATTTTCCAACGTCTACTGCTTTGCGTCGTCACTTAACGCTTCATAATTCACAATCTCGACCTCTTCCGTGCATTTACTGTGGTCGTCGCTTCGTAGAGAAAGCTAGTCTGGCCAAACACGAGCAGTCACATTTGGCTGATGAACAGCGGGCCCACACATGCGATGTATGTCATAAGTCATTCTTACATGCAACTGATCTGAGTCTACATAAAAAGTATCACGATCCCGATAAGAAATTTGACTGTGAG CAAGGGGCAAACGAGGAAATACTCTCTTGTGACGTATGTGGCATCACGTATAAATTCATGAGCTCATTGACGAGGCATATGGTGACGACGCACATGAATCCGGAAAAACTGAGACAGCAAGCGGCTGAACAACGAAGGAAACGGGAAAATAATTATCGGCGTTATCTAGAAAATCGTAAAACGTACGAAACACAACACTCGGGAGGCTACAGTACAAAACGCAATTACCAACATACACGATCGCTCAGGGGAAGTAACGAAGAAGCGGCCTGA